One Brevibacillus choshinensis genomic window carries:
- a CDS encoding dihydrolipoamide acetyltransferase family protein, with the protein MSRFTFRLPELGEGIHEGEIVKWHVQPGDSVEEDQVIMEVQNDKAVVEVPSPVKGKVLELKVTEGTVSVVGDPLIDFEVEGEIPNLPVHGHGDAPVAEAPAAPAPAEADKMEPGCDIGSQVSANANQALETPMAQATATAVAAPIDRKHVLATPSVRKYAREKGVQLANVPGTGKLGRITREDVDRFAAGGVAPAAATAATPAAATAPEAAAAPTGVAQAAAAPTVHYTPTAAGELEERVPLKGMRKAIAKAMVKSAYTAPHVTIFDEVDVTALVAMRKDAKPLAEERGVKLTYLPMIVKAVVAGLKKFPELNASIDDEKQEVIYKKYYNIGIATSTEDGLLVPVVKGADSKSIFQIAGEIGELAKKARDRKATADDLKGSTFSITNIGSAGGMFFTPIINHPEVAILGVGRISEKPIVKNGEIVVGQMLHLSLSFDHRLVDGEPAQRFVNYVKQLLENPTLLVMEG; encoded by the coding sequence GTGAGTCGTTTTACATTCAGACTCCCGGAGCTCGGCGAGGGCATCCATGAAGGCGAAATCGTCAAATGGCACGTACAGCCGGGGGATTCCGTAGAAGAAGACCAGGTCATCATGGAAGTACAAAATGACAAGGCGGTTGTAGAAGTGCCATCGCCTGTTAAAGGGAAAGTCCTCGAACTGAAAGTAACAGAGGGTACCGTTTCCGTAGTTGGTGACCCACTGATTGACTTTGAAGTAGAAGGCGAAATTCCTAACCTGCCAGTCCATGGTCATGGCGATGCACCTGTGGCAGAAGCTCCAGCAGCTCCTGCACCAGCTGAAGCTGACAAGATGGAACCAGGCTGCGATATCGGCTCTCAAGTGAGTGCGAATGCAAACCAAGCACTGGAAACGCCTATGGCGCAAGCAACCGCGACTGCTGTGGCAGCGCCAATCGATCGCAAGCATGTACTCGCGACTCCATCCGTACGTAAATACGCACGTGAAAAAGGAGTTCAATTGGCAAACGTACCTGGTACAGGCAAACTGGGCCGCATCACTCGCGAAGACGTAGATCGCTTCGCAGCAGGCGGCGTTGCACCAGCAGCTGCGACTGCGGCTACTCCTGCAGCGGCCACAGCTCCGGAAGCAGCCGCAGCACCGACTGGCGTAGCGCAAGCAGCAGCAGCTCCTACTGTTCACTACACGCCAACTGCAGCTGGCGAATTGGAAGAGCGCGTACCACTCAAAGGTATGCGTAAAGCAATCGCAAAAGCAATGGTGAAATCCGCTTACACCGCTCCACACGTAACCATCTTTGATGAAGTGGATGTAACAGCACTCGTGGCTATGCGCAAAGACGCAAAACCACTCGCAGAAGAGCGCGGCGTGAAGCTGACTTACCTGCCAATGATCGTAAAAGCGGTAGTGGCTGGACTGAAAAAGTTCCCTGAGCTGAACGCATCCATCGATGATGAAAAACAAGAAGTCATCTATAAAAAATACTACAACATCGGAATCGCCACTTCGACTGAAGACGGCCTGCTTGTACCTGTAGTCAAAGGCGCTGACAGCAAGTCCATCTTCCAAATCGCTGGCGAAATCGGCGAACTGGCGAAAAAAGCCCGCGATCGCAAAGCGACTGCCGATGATCTGAAAGGATCTACTTTCAGCATCACCAACATCGGTTCTGCAGGCGGAATGTTCTTTACCCCAATCATTAACCACCCAGAAGTGGCGATCTTGGGCGTAGGACGCATCAGTGAAAAACCGATTGTGAAAAATGGAGAAATCGTGGTTGGCCAAATGCTGCACCTGTCTCTCAGCTTTGACCACCGCTTGGTTGATGGCGAACCGGCTCAACGTTTCGTCAACTACGTGAAGCAGCTCTTGGAGAACCCGACGCTGCTTGTCATGGAGGGATAA
- a CDS encoding alpha-ketoacid dehydrogenase subunit beta codes for MAQMTMVQAITDAMRVELKRDETVLVFGEDVGKNGGVFRATEGLQAEFGEQRVFDTPLAESGIGGLAVGLSINGFRPVAEIQFFGFVFETFDAIASQATRMRYRSGGRFHSPVTFRSPFGGGVKTPELHADSLEGLMLQTPGLKVVIPSNPYDAKGLLISAIRDNDPVVFLEHMKLYRSFRQEVPEGDYTIPLGKANVVKEGTDATIITYGAMVHTSLKAAEEIEKARGAKVEVIDLRTISPLDIDTIVESVKKTNRAIVVQEAQKTSGVAAEIITQINERAILHLEAPVLRITAPDTVYPFAQAEDVWLPDVKRVVDGLTQVLDF; via the coding sequence ACGTAGGGAAAAACGGCGGGGTATTCCGTGCGACTGAAGGTCTGCAAGCAGAATTCGGTGAGCAGCGCGTGTTTGACACCCCGCTGGCAGAATCCGGTATTGGCGGATTGGCTGTTGGTCTGTCGATCAACGGCTTCCGTCCAGTAGCTGAAATCCAGTTCTTTGGATTCGTATTCGAGACGTTCGATGCGATTGCTTCTCAAGCAACTCGCATGCGTTACCGTTCCGGTGGACGCTTCCACAGCCCGGTGACTTTCCGCTCCCCATTTGGTGGCGGCGTGAAAACTCCTGAGCTTCATGCCGACTCCCTGGAAGGTCTGATGCTGCAAACGCCGGGTCTGAAAGTGGTGATCCCGTCCAACCCGTACGATGCAAAAGGACTCTTGATCTCCGCAATCCGCGACAATGATCCAGTCGTGTTCCTTGAGCACATGAAGCTGTATCGTTCCTTCCGTCAAGAAGTACCAGAAGGCGATTACACCATTCCACTCGGAAAAGCGAACGTAGTGAAAGAAGGTACAGATGCTACCATCATCACGTACGGTGCAATGGTGCACACCAGCTTGAAAGCGGCAGAAGAAATCGAAAAAGCTCGCGGAGCAAAGGTAGAAGTAATCGACCTGCGCACCATCAGCCCACTCGATATCGACACCATCGTTGAATCCGTGAAGAAAACCAACCGTGCAATTGTCGTGCAGGAAGCACAAAAAACTTCCGGCGTCGCAGCGGAAATCATCACGCAAATCAACGAGCGTGCGATCCTGCACCTGGAAGCGCCAGTTCTGCGCATCACAGCACCGGATACCGTTTATCCGTTTGCGCAAGCAGAAGATGTATGGCTTCCTGACGTGAAGCGCGTAGTGGACGGTTTGACACAAGTGCTTGATTTTTAA